TTTTACAAGGGAACCCTGGGGCAACAATTAAACAAGTTACACAGAATCACAAAAATGGACtcaacaaacaaaacagatttacaatacatgttaatttaaaatgaaatagtagggtaattaaaaacatgtgcattgttcaaatttggaacatttaagaaattgtttaaaatgttcaagTGGAATAAAAACATAAAGCTTCAAAACTTTTTGGAGCAAATTCCAACACCAATGAACAGCAGAACTAAAAGCAGTCTTACCAAAttcatgtactgtcaagcctctgcaatttatccagaatgcagaagcaagggttgcttctattgttctcatttgtaaatcacttaGGTTGAAAGATCAAAACCAAGCGCTGGTCACAAATTAGAAGTAAAAACCAAGgatttgcaaaaaagaaaaaaaagaagaaaagaaaaacatgtcagGGGATTTCAATATAAATCAAGATGAGTCTGGTTTTTTCTGCTAAAATAAGTAAACTTTGCTTCCTTTAAATAAACTTGTGAGACTAGAATACCTCAGAGGTGTGCGTGCTGCATCATCTGCCTGAACGGGTTCAACATATGATAACGGAAATTAAGCAAACACACTTTGGGGGCAGTTGGGGGTTTTGTGCTCATGGGCACCTCAGTtagggtattgaaggtggagagaccACTGcatattcactccccccacctacaattccttccAGCCCAAGACTTGAACTTGCATCCTTTTGGATTACAAGTccgaccctctaaccattaggccacgacttccacaGTGTGTTAGGGCATACCCTGACAATGAAAACATGTTACATCATCTGCCAGAACGGTTTCCACGTCTGATAccggaagtgagagaaaagtgtttattatatttgaattatgaatatatggatatttttcttacaaaaacacatggattaacTGCGAggggcctttattcacctccCTAAACTATCTGttgtactttttattatggatgtgtgCACTTTATATTacgacttgtggactgttcaactaCAACACAATGAcagagcttggaatagccagaataatttttaatataactcagacaGGATTCATCTGAATGTaaacctaggatgcttcgaggttAAGTAAAACAGTCtagttttcattttagggtgaactaatccttttttaaaaaaaattatatttgattaacTACACAATTGACCATTCAAAGGGAGCATGACCAACAGGTAATCTGTCCAATCAGAATGTGTATATATTATGTGCTGACGCTGCTATCCGCCCTCTTGTCCAACAGCCAAAGCTGGTCTCCAAGGAAATCAATGTTTaaacagggtaaaaaaaaagactgaattaaaacattttcaatataactaaatttaaaaacGTGTGTGGAGGATTAAGCTGTGCTGTTGTTGGCTGACACAGTAACAGCAATATTCAAAGGAATtaatttaaagtacttttttGTGTACcagttttttcagaattattcCATGTTCGGCGCTGTATGCATGCCTGGCTTGCAGTGCTtaggtaaaaataataatgttaaatagggatgcaccgaatccaagattcggattcggccgaatactgggctttttgacaGGGTTCGGTTTTGGCCgaatcttagattttttttccaccaAACCGAACCCTAGGCTTGCGCTATGCTGGTTGACTTCACGCAGCTGTTGATTAAGTGATGGTGTTTACATGAGGACCGTTCTGTAGCAATTCAGAGCCAGTCACATTGGGCGCTGACGTGgatgaaagcattttttttcccaCTGCTGCCAAAAACGCCAAAGATCTACCCCTGTGCCCAGTaaaagacttttcagtactgctggggacattcgttcccacactcgcaaccggcttttacctgttaatgcagagcatcttgtttttttttaaaggaaactctcatttcatgtgaaaggtTAGAggttttatattaatgtaattatgatgcaggagatgtgtgtgatcttctttaatatttttcataatatttggctactgttccTATCGTAGCCAAGCCTACTATTATAAACAAAAACTgcctactatccatgtttattgagtaaatgttcaataacattaatttaaatttaaagtcaccaaacatattctggtttaaaaaagaaaagaaaaacacttttctttacattgctgcacttttattgaaaggttttgaTTTGTACTTGGGTAAGCGGCTTATGTTAATTGTCAAAATAGTTTTTCCCACTTGTCATCCTGGCATGAAGTTGcctattctttaaaataaaaatgaaataataaatattaaattataaaaatgaaataataataaaaaaatacacagctGTGGacattgtttacttcattaatgtgttttactgtgttaatggaataagcatgcgagtaggattcggtattcggtttcggattcggccgaatcttaaacagtggattcggtattcggcTAAACCcaaaaaatctggattcggtgcatccctaatgttaaataataaaataataagttaaaataatgtgtgttctTAATCATTCTGGGGACAAAATGCTGTGAACTTCGCCCTGATCGGGAACTGAACTGAGGCGTTCTTAGGCATTCGAGGacaacattaaagagccacaaacttatttttattttatttttacaaaatttgaaAGCTAAGAGTTCTGAGACTTTATTTCATAACCTGGTCTGTTTTTGTCTGTCAGCACGTTGTCAGTTTCCCCTTTGCTCTGTGATGTGTTTTTCACTGCGTGAGAAGTTGTTGTGTAGTGTGAGAGCAGCTTAGTTAGCAGTGGGTTagcacctacaatccctgcctgTATGAGACTTGAACcagcaacctttgggttacatgtccaactctctaactattaggccacTACTTCCCAAAAACAAGTGAGTCCATCTGAAAGGACCACTGAATCGCTGGCTCACTCAATTCTTTCAAAAACTGATTTATTCAAGTAACAAAGAACTGTGTTCCTATGCATTGtaaataggggtgtaacgattaaCTGTGATCTCATACATgggtattttttctttaattgttgGAACTAtaatgctgcgttcacaccaaacgcgaatagagcgtctggcatgaatgatttcaatgttaagtcaatctaaagacgcgtttacgcgcgtcttgAGGTTTCGCGTGAGGCATTTAGCGCGGTGCGTTAGACGCGAATTTCCCTCACATGTGAATGACACGTGCGAATGGTGCTTTTGTGCACTTATGTGTTTGGCGCGAATTCGCCTCTGACGCccgagttgattttttttttactttggcgtcaattcgcgccagATTAAACAATCAGGAGCCTGCTTAGGAGTCATTCATTCATCATGGTgaaacgactgatgttgtcagtgagcagtcagccggagctatatgacacaaGTATCAtacacaagttcatatttcaggaataacAAGGATCTcgcttggaagagtgtgttgtaaatacacatttaacttttgagtcaTGTACACGTTTATAGACCCGCGGCCTTCCCACCGTTTCTTAATActattttccccctaatataGCCTACAGCTACTTTTTGCTAACAAGATAATTTGTTTATTcagaggaagtgtgcaggaaaaagtggaaGAGACCCGAgtgctcgatcaacatcagccatcttgcaaacagacaaccgcTAGCACTTGCCACTCCAACAAGAAGCGGATTTCACCTCAGAGGCGAACAATCAAACTTTTGCTTTCTACGTGGCTTAATTGCGCAGTGAATgcttttggacacctttttgttTGTTGCAGTGTCGATGACATACTTGATAATGTCAGCTCTCATATCGTTTATCAGTCCCTATCAGTCACACATGCAGTACAATAACATTGATTTGATCAGAATCTCAGCTGAATCTTGAATACTTACTGTGATAGTTTTTTGTATGACTGTGTAGAGCAGATGAATGTTTGAAACATTTCCCACAtgcagtgcagtgatacggtttctctccagtgtggatcctcttgtgtcttttcagacttgatgaaacactgaatctcttgtcacaatgtgaacactcataaggtttttctccagtgtgaatcctctggtGCAGTTTTAAACAGTTTGCTGAAATGAAAGTCTTTTCACACACAAAGCACATGAACTCTCTCACAccagtgtgtgttttctgatgCACTTTCAAAGTTGAAATACGTGAAAAGTTCTTTCCACAACAATAACATGAATGTGGCTTCTCCTTGGTATGAACACTCAGGTGCTTCTTCAGGTCTGAAGACCTCAAAAACATTttgccacactgatcacatgagtacagtttctctccagtgtggatgttcatgtgtctcttaaggcgtgatgattgtgtgaaactcttcccacattgatcacaagtgtacagtttctctccagtatgaacaaTAATGTGACGCTCAAGATTTCTTTCGCTTGTCAAACACTTTCCACATTGATTACATGTGTACAGTTTCTCTTCTGTATGAAATTTCATATGTGTCATAAGGATTCCTTTCCGTACAAAATTCTTcccgcattgatcacatgtgtacggtttCTCTTCAGTGTGGGTCCTCTCGTGTGCTTTCAGGTATCcagactgactgaatctcttgtcacagtgtgaacacttgtaggGTTTCTTTCCAGTGTGGATGATCATGTGTTTCTTAAGGCTTAATGatcgtgtgaaactcttcccacactgatcacatgtgtacggtttctctccagtgtggatcctctcatgtgttcttagatctcctgaccgactgaatctcttgtcacagtgtgaacagttgtgtggtttctctccagtgtggttGTTCATGTGATACTTAAGGCttgatgattgtgtgaaactcttcccgcactgatcacacgtgaacggtttctctccagtgtgaactctcatgtgaagcACAAGACTATTTTTTCTtatcaaactctttccacattgaggACAAGTGAAAGATTTCTTGGCCCTATTCTGTAaaactttttgtttggtttgagagcaactcAAAGGTTTTTCTTCAGTTCTGACATGATGATTCTCCTCATCTTCACTCAATTCTTCATTTGCCTCACTTTCTTcaataaacactaaaataaatcaaaaacagtTCAATTGTCAGTAACTtgaaaaacaaccaaacaaacagacaaaaacataatGTGAAAGTGTATAAAATTCAACTCTAGTGTAACAGACAATCAATTTTTCTCCTTTTGATtttggcctccataatccttaatgAATGAGGTTTGAAACAATCAGGACCTCTCCTAGGTCTAGCCTCCTGGCCAAACTGTCTTGATTAGAGAGGTGATCAAGACACTGATGGTCACTCTGGTTGAGCTCCATGATCTTATATGGATATGGGAGAAATTTACAGAAGGACAGAAATCGCTGGGACACTCCAGCAATCTGGGCTTGATGATAAAGTGGCCAAACTCAAGCTTCTCCTCAGTAAAGATACATGAATCCCTgattgaaatgtatataaaaagacTCTCAGACTATGAAATAAAAGATTTTCTGGTCCTCAATTCCTCATTCATGTCTGAGGGAAACCAAGCACTTATCATCAGCATAATACCAtccccaacagtgaagcatggtggcaGCAGCATCATCAtaacctcagactgggccgaaagTTAACCTTCCAATATGACACACAGCCAAGTCAATGCAGCAGTGGCTTAGGGATGACCCTATGAACatccttgagtggcccagccaaAGCTGAGACTTGAAGCCAATCAGCCATATTTGGAGAAACTAGGCCTGGGCGATATggcctacaaaaaaaaatctggaaaaaatgTTCCCCCATACATAAAATCAATATTAAGATGACAAAGAAATTGTTAAAAACAAGgtttaatatcatttattatttaccaGTCAAATGTATACCTGAGACAagatgatttataaaaataaaaaaaagcagtacaaccttaatgctggaaagacctttagtCTAATCtaaccatccaagtgcacactcGGCGTTAAGAGCTGTTAAAATAATACTGCCAACTTCACAGTGAGTCAGTGCCACGGAAGTAGGACAGGgcaagtataaatatatatctatatttccATCTTGCAATGCAGATGTTTAACAGTTTATGCtggttattcatttaaaaaaaaaaaatattggtaataGAACAAATACTGTTTAACTGCTTCAACGCTGGATGCGAGAGTTGTCGTGTCGTGCCCCGCTGTATTAAAAGTCtatctaaacttgatgacatcacactacagtTGCAAATCATCTGAACATGTTGTCATAAATAGAACGAGGCATCAGTttactgatggggatcgtgtcgcATCacgccgcatccagtgtagacaacattactgggttctgttgtcttttgttaGACTGCGCCACTCTTTTCCGGTGTAGACTTGGTGTAAGGTTTTATAATGGGTTATGTTATAGCTCtacttgtttttaatgtttttatgaaatatctgtattgactgcatgatcATATCAAcgtattatttactgccatgcgagcCACAAAAGCTTGGCGAGTCTCGCAACACTGTTGTAGTTTGCTTTTTTGGCGagtaaataaaagttttgtttttttaatatccaaaaaccacAAGAACAGTGTCATATATTTTGTGaactttgaagaatgtttaaatccagagaaataagcaattttaactagtgacacggACCTTGTTCATAGTGTCATTGTGTCCCCTGCCAATAATGTCTAGGGTTTTTTTTAAAGTcgacttttatgtgatgaaaatCAAGTTGAAGACGACTAGTCACTGACGACATCATTAATGAACCAATAAGTCCGGAGCTGTGAAAAACACCTGTGCACATCTATGGCATATGACACAGCGCTGCCCACATGGCAATTGCTCCTAGCACCGAAcagctcatttttatcagttcttttgcctttgggttgttttatttctcacagatttctgctcgttcTAAATCCGATACAGATAAAGTAGTAAAGTTAggattacatttatatgaatgcattagtgagagcgATTGTGTGTGCGAATTATTTCTACACGGCAGCGTCTCTCtagtagggctgtagctatcgaatattttagtaatcgagtattctaccaaaaattccattgattaatcgagtaatcggttaaattgcatttttgcttaattaaagtgcaatattaattatgcaatacAAAATaggactcctgggtctcttaaaatgaacaactaagtttccttttttagaaatttaaattttttattttttaaatgcaaagaatgcaatgcatcaaaaataaataataataataaagttgacagatgaattaagtgcaatTGCCATTCCGTTGGGGTATTAAGTAAAGCATTTTGATGCACAtttaacattaaacacataaaacattaatttaatttatcttttaattattgaaaattaagcaaacttaactttttgttaaacaaaggggatttactattaaaaataaaacatggaagaaatgttgtgtgattaaaccttaaaaaaaaataaaaataaatgtcttagTAGTAGgctgaacaatagtctttaaccggacttttattttgacgggttgacgtacctttacagttctgtgtatgtggtgtgacgctagttttactcaaatcaaagtGTTCAcatcttatttagtgagacagcagacgctgaaatcaccgcgagcatCACTCGGGCTTCCGTGTGTTAATaaagagacacgcagaacatgcagaattcatatttaaacagattgttccggcttaatatttacagatattagtccatatcgtgatttgatgtaagtgcaatggcctatttttgattaattaattcaaaatttggcaaattccacgttaaactgtaaattctgtttttatgactggattccgcgattccctccgtgttttctgcatcgcggaaatcataggacCCTAGTtatggtatgccagctctatcttggtTATAATCTTACAGTTGTTATTGCTGTGATTGCTATTATGGGGTTATGTTGTttcttttaatgttgttttatactgTTGTAGCGCATTGAGGGGAAGAAAGGGGCAttacaaatacaatttattattctttttttttgacagctgatgtGTGCAGTGTACTTTGCTTGCTTTAAAAAAGGTTCTCTCCTTCAGTGACAAGCGTTTTTTGTTGTCTGTCTTTTTTCTACTGCTATTGTTTTCTTTAGATTTGCTTCTCAGTAACATTCAATTTTAAGCTTTACTTTGTCCATTCCATCTTTTATAGGCATACTCTGTCATGCTAATTCATATTAGCACACTTAGTTTTAAATGAACCTAGTTTATTCTAGTCCATGATATATGAGTTAGAAATCATGTGAAAATATGTGTTtcagaaagtcatttttaaaaccaTAATTAACTATCCTAGATTAAGCCTACTTCTGTCTTAATTTAAACGCTGTCTAAGAAACTGTCCCAGAATTAATCTCAGAAGAATGCAATGAAATCCGAGCCCAGATGGTTAAAACTTTGTAAGCCTAATGTACCACAAAAAGCCATTAAAGATTAATGGAAAATAAAGACCCACCTCCTTGTTCCTCCTGTTTTATTCTTatagtttctggttcctcgtgttttattctccatgtttctggttcctcttgttttattctccaggtttctggttcctcgtgttttattctccagctATCTGGCTCTtcgtgttttattctgcaggtttctggttcctcatgttttattctccaggtttctggttcactcgtgttctcctctttaacaaacatcatctttacagcagcagatctcagttcagattatcctcctccagatattcctgcttGATTCAAAACTTAGTCACGACTGTGAGGATGagaatattaatttaaaagtttcaaaaactgtattttctacttgcagaaaaaaaaaacagctaatagATTGTATTAAACAGCGCCACAATAAAACAAAACGGAGAGTGATGAAACTAGACTTCTTCTTCTGAGGTTTATTGGTGCTTGGTAAACAAACGTGTGTCTTATCGCCACCCGCTGGACTGGAGAAGCGACAAGAGAAGGAAAATAATACCGGGGATCAGAGTGTATAATAAAGGTTTAACAGAAAAGATAGCTTTGCTATTgcatttcagtcttttttttcttcttgtataatgtattaaaatgtacttGAGTAAGTTTGTATTAATATGCTATAAACTTGCTCGTATTTCAAGTGCATTTGTAATACCTGTAATAGTATTGTTTTTCACCAAGGTATGTATGCTGCTGTACTTTAAGTTTACTTTatgaatatttgtaatttacacAATATACATTAAAGTTTTCTATATATCATGAtattaaatgtacagtacaataaatattaatgtgtAGCCTATAATATATTTgcctgtaatatataatatattaa
The sequence above is drawn from the Carassius auratus strain Wakin unplaced genomic scaffold, ASM336829v1 scaf_tig00054003, whole genome shotgun sequence genome and encodes:
- the LOC113090245 gene encoding gastrula zinc finger protein XlCGF57.1-like; this translates as MMFVKEENTSEPETWRIKHEEPETCRIKHEEPDSWRIKHEEPETWRIKQEEPETWRIKHEEPETIRIKQEEQGVFIEESEANEELSEDEENHHVRTEEKPLSCSQTKQKVLQNRAKKSFTCPQCGKSLIRKNSLVLHMRVHTGEKPFTCDQCGKSFTQSSSLKYHMNNHTGEKPHNCSHCDKRFSRSGDLRTHERIHTGEKPYTCDQCGKSFTRSLSLKKHMIIHTGKKPYKCSHCDKRFSQSGYLKAHERTHTEEKPYTCDQCGKNFVRKGILMTHMKFHTEEKLYTCNQCGKCLTSERNLERHIIVHTGEKLYTCDQCGKSFTQSSRLKRHMNIHTGEKLYSCDQCGKMFLRSSDLKKHLSVHTKEKPHSCYCCGKNFSRISTLKVHQKTHTGVREFMCFVCEKTFISANCLKLHQRIHTGEKPYECSHCDKRFSVSSSLKRHKRIHTGEKPYHCTACGKCFKHSSALHSHTKNYHKLIEETEENKESSEVEEKNQVKTGEVQSTKLNHQTVNI